From the genome of Verrucomicrobiia bacterium:
GGGTGCTGGGGCTGCCGTATCTGGATTTGCCGAAGGTGGACGTGCCGACGGAGGCGCGGAACAAGATATCCACGAAGGTGGCGTTTCAATATTTTGCGCTGCCGACGGCCTTTGCGAACGGGGTGCTGCAGGTGTGCGTGTGCAATCCGTTTGACGCGGCGATGCTGAGCGCGGTGCAATTTGACGCCGGGCTGCCGGTGAGCCTGGCGCTGGCGCCGCGGGCGGAGGTGGAGAAGGCGCTCAAGAAATACTACGGGGTGGGGGCGGCGACGCTGGACGAGGTGTCGGAGCAGGAGGAGGAGATACCGGATTTTGGGCCGTTGTCGGACAAGGAGATCACGGGGGACGATCAGGAGGCCAGCGTGATCAAGTTTGTGAACCAGGTGATCTGGGAGGCGTTCAAGGATCGGGCGACTGACATCCATTTTGAGCCGGCGGAGGATGAGCTGCGGATTCGCTACCGGATTGATGGGATTTTGCATCAGACGCCGATGCCGCCGCAGTTGAAGAAGTTCCAGGCCTCGATCATATCGCGCATCAAGGTGATGAGCGGGATGAACATAGCCGAGAAGCGGCTGCCGCAGGACGGGCGGATCAACGTGCGCATCAAGGGGGAGGAGCTGGACATCCGGGTGTCCACGGTGCCGACGGTGTATGGGGAAAGCGTGTCGCTGCGCCTGCTGACGCGGGGGAAGGTGTTTTTGGGGCTGGACAAGCTGGGTTTTTCGGCGGAGCAGGAGGCGCGGATTCGGGAGATCATCGTGAAGCCGCACGGGATCATGCTGGTGACGGGCCCGACGGGGTCGGGGAAGTCCACGTCGTTGTATGCGTTTTTGAGCAGCATCAATTCGGTCACCAAGCGCATCATCACGATTGAGGAGCCGGTGGAGTACGAGCTGAAGGGGATCAACCAGATTGCGGTGCGTTCGGACATTGGGCTGACGTTTGCGGTGGGGCTGCGGCACATATTGCGGCAGGATCCGAATGTGATCATGGTGGGGGAGATTCGGGATTTGGAGACGGCGGAGATTGCCATACGGGCGGCGCTGACGGGGCATCTGGTGTTCAGCACGCTGCACACCAATGACGCGCCGAGCGCGTTCACGCGGTTGATTGACATGGGGATTGAGCCGTTTCTGGTGGCGTCGTCGGTGGAGGCGGTGCTGGCGCAGCGGCTGGTGCGGACGATCTGCCCGCAGTGCAAGGTGGAGCAGAAGGTGGAGCGGGATTATTTGCGGAAGATTGGGTTTCCGGAGGAGCACATTGAGACGGCGGTTTTTTACCGGGGGGCGGGGTGCGAGGAGTGCCGGCAACTGGGATACCAGGGGCGGACGGGGATTTATGAGCTGTTGTTGGTGACCGAGCCGATCCGGCCGTTGATCATGAATCGGGCGCCGGCCACGGCGATTGCGGCGCAGGCCATTGCGGAGGGCATGCACACGCTGCGGCAGGACGGCTGGAACAAGGTGATGGCGGGGATCACCACCCTTGAGGAGGTGCTGCGGGTGACCCAGACGGAGGAGCACCGCAGCCTGATGGAGGAATCCCGCACGGAACTGCTGGCCCGCGCTTAAGTCTATGGCGATCCCCCCCAGCAACGTGTATCAGCCCGCCGGCCGGCGGTTGTTATGGCATTTTGCGGGGGCCGGCGGGGCCGCCGCCGAGTTGAAGCCGGCGCGGGAACTGCCGTTGAGCAGCCAGGAGCCGCCGCCCAAGGCCCTGGTGGCGAAGGGGTGGAGCGCTTTTTTGAGCCGGCGGATCAATCTGGCGTGGCTGCCGGCGGGGACGGCGTTTGTGCGGGCGGTGACGCTGCCGGTGATGCCGCGGGAGGAGCTGGTGGCGGCGGTTGAATTTCAACTGGAGAAACTTTCGCCCCTGCCGCCCACGCACATTGTGTGGAGTGTGGAGCCGCTGCCGCAGGTGGTGAACGGGCAGCAGACGGTGGTGGTGCTGATTGCGGCGCGGCAGCAGGTGGAGCAGGTGCTGGGGCAGTTGGAGGCGCAGGGGTATCTGGCGGACCGGCTGGAGGCGCCGGCGCTGGATTTGTTGATGAGCGTGCCGGGCCAGGCGGAGGGATTGTGGCTCTATCCGCCGCAGGAGGGGGCGGAGGCGTGCTGGCTGGCGGCGTGGTGGAGCGGGGGGCTGCTGCGGCATGTGGGGATGATGCATCTGCCGGAGGGGGAGCAGCGGGCGCAGGTGTTGCGGGATCAGCTCCGGCTCATGGCGTGGTCCGGGGAGGTGGAGGGGTGGCTGAGCGGGCCGTGGGCGTGGCATCTGGTGGCCGACAGTGTGGCGGCGGCGTTGTGGGAGCCGCTGGTGCGGGAGGTGGCGGGGGGGCCGGTCACGGTGGTGGCGCCGCCGCCGCTGAGCCGGCTGGCCGGGCAGACGGTGAAACGCGCGGCTGCGGCGCTGGCGGCCAAACTGCCGGGGCTGCTGCCGGCGGAGGTGGCGCAGCAGTACCGGGCGCGTTTGGTGGACGGGCTGTGGATGAGCAGCCTGAGCACGGTGTTTGCGGTGTATCTGGTGGTGGTGCTGGCGTATGTGGGCTACCTGGAATTTCTGGAGTACCGCCTGGCGCGGGTGGAGGCGCAGGTGGCGGCGGTGAGCGGGTCGTACACGAACGCGCAACAGATCAAGTTTCAGGTGCAGATCCTGCAGGAGCAGCAAAATCTGAAGTATGCCGCGCTGGAGGTGTGGGATGCGGTGGCGCGGACGCTGCCGCAGGAGTGCACGCTGCAATCGCTGAATTTCTCGCGGGAGCGGACGCTGACGCTGTTTGGCACGGTGACGGAGGGCAACAACCAGGCGGTGTTTGATTTCAACAACGCCCTGAAGCAGGTGGAATTCAACGGCCGGCCGCTGTTTGCGAAGGTGTCGGCGCCCTTTCTGGACACGCGGCAGGGGCGGTGGAACTTCACCTGTGAACTGAATCGTCTGGAATGAACCGGCTGTTTGATCAACTGAATTTGCGGCCGCAGGAGCGCCGGCTGGTGATGCTGGCGATGGTGGTGCTGTTTTTGGTGATCAACCTGTGGCTGGTGTTTCCGCGGTTTGATGACTGGCGGGAGCTGCGGCAGAAACTGAGCACGGCCCAGGAGACTTACGAGCGGCGGGCGGCGGAGGTGGCGAAACTGCCGCAGTACAAGGCGAAGCTGGAGCAGCTCCAGAGCGAAGGGCAGTTCATCCCGCCCGAGGATCAGAGCACCTCGTTGATGGAGATCATCAGCCGCGAGGCGGCGCTGGCCAACATCAGTCTGAGCAAGATTGCGCCGGGGGGCGGGGGGCCGATCCCCAACAATCCCTTTTTTGAGGAGCAGCGGGTGACCCTGAACGGCGTGGCGGCGGAGGGGGATTTGGTGAATTTTCTGCGCAACCTGGGCAATCATCCGGCGCTGCTGCGGGTGCGGGACATGACGCTGAAACCTGACGCCAGCGGCAGCAAGCTGGCGGTGGATTTGACCATCGCGGGCAATTATCCCAAGAAGGCCGGGCCGCGGCCGAAGCCGGGCTTTCGCACGCCCACGAATCTTCCGCAAAGTTAACCGCCCATGCGCATGAGCTTATGAAAGAGAGTTTTGTTGTTTCCGGGTTTTTGACGCGCCGGCGCCGGCTGCTGGGGCTGGTGCTGACGGCCGGGGTGGGGGCGTTGATGGCCGCGGAGCCGGTGCCCACGCCGCCGGCGTTGCCGGCGCTGCCGCAGTTGCCGGCGCCTCCGGCTGCGCCTGCGCCGGCGCCGACTCCGGCTCCGGTGCCGGCTGCGCCTGCCGCGGGGGCGTCCACCAATGCGGCGGTGGCGCCGCCGCGGCTGCCGCCCTCGTTGAACACCGGGGCGTTCACCAATCTGCCGATGGAGTTGCGGCTGAAGGCGCTGCGGACGGCGGGGCTGACCAATGAGGCCGAGCGTTTGTCGGGACTGCTGACCAATGTGCCCGCCGCCGGCGGCACCAATGCCGCGGGGGGGGAGGAGATTTTGCCGGTGAACACGATCCGGTTGCAGACCGCCTCCTTGAACGCGGTGCTGGATGTGTATGCGATTCTGGTGCAGCGGACGATTTTGCGGCCGTCGAGCCTGCCGGACGTGACGATCACGCTGCGCAACACCACGCCGTTGACAATTGCCGAGGCGGTGCGGGCCATTGAGGCGGTGCTGAGCATGAATCAGATCACGCTGATACCGGTGGGGGAGAAGTTTGTGAAGGTGGTGCCGCAGACGGTGGCGTTTCAGGAGGCCAAGCGGCCGAGCAGCCTGGATGAGGTGCATGAGATGGAGGATTTGGGGCCGTTTGTGACGGTGGTGCGGCAGATGACCAATGCGAAGCCGAGCGAGGTGGTGCAGGCGATCCAGCCGTTTGCGAAGATGCAGGGCGGCATTGTGCCGATTGACAGCAGCGGCATTTTGGTGCTGCGGGATTACGCGGACAACGTGAAGCGGATGATGGAGCTGCTGGACAAGATTGACGTGACGGTGCCGCTGGAGGTGGAGCCGGTGGTGATCCCGATCAAATACGCGCTGGCGGGCGACATCGCGCAGGTGCTGGGGCAGCTCACCTCCGGGACGGTGGCGAGCACGGGGACGGGGGCGGGGAGCACGCGGGGTTTGAGCCGGCCCGCCACGACGACGGGGCGCACCTCGCCCTTTGGGACGGTGCCCGGCCAGCCGGGGTTCAACCCCACCACGCCGGGGGGGACGACGGGCATTACGCCCACCACCAGTCCGGGGAGCGCGCAGAGCGCGTTCCAGGACCGGCTGCGCAGCATTGTGGCGCGGGCGGCGGGGACGGGGGATTTTCAGATTTTGGGGCAGGCCAAGATCATCGCGGATGAGCGGATCAACGCGCTGCTGGTGTTTGCGGACAAGCGGGATCGGGACATGATCACGAACATCATCAGCAAACTGGATGTGGTGCTGGCGCAGGTGTTGATTGAGGCGTTGATTGTGGAGGTGGGGCTGAATGACAACGAGGAATACGGCATCAGCTACCTGCAGCGGGCGGTGAGCAAGGGCAAGTTCACCGGGGCCGGGGCCATCAACAACGCGCAGGGCAATCCGTTTTTGGATCCCAACACCATTGGGGGGGTGGGGACCAACCTGGCCGGGGGCTTCACTTATTTTGCGCGGATCGGGGATCTGGACATTGCGGCGAAGGCGGCCGCGAGCGACGGGCGGATCAGCGTGCTGTCGCGGCCGCGGATTCAGACATCGCACGCGGTGGAGGCGAGCCTGTTTGTGGGGGAGACGCGGCCGTATCCGACGGGCAGCGCGTACGGCGGTTATTACGGGGCGTACAGCACGATTCAGCAGTTGCAGATTGGCATTGAGCTGTCGGTGCTGCCGCTGATCAATCCGGATGGGCTGGTGGTGATGGAGATCCGGCAGCGGATTCAGAACGTGGGCGAGCCGGTGCGCATAGAAAACGTGGGGGAGGTGCCGACGACGATTGACCGCACGGCGAACGCCAAGGTGGCGGTGCGCGACGGGGACACCATCATTTTGGGCGGGTTCATCAGCGCGGATCACTCGCGCAGCAAATCCGGGGTGCCGCTGCTCAAGGACATTCCCGGGCTGGGGGCCCTGTTCCGCTCCTCCTCCACGAAGCGCAACCGCAAGGAGCTGATTGTGTTCATCCGGCCCACCGTGCTGGAGAATCCCGAGGCTGCGGCGAAGCTGGCCGCCAACGAGCGCGCGAAGATTTCGCCGGTGAACGCGGTGGAAAAACAGTTTGAACGGGACGAAAGGGAGCGCACGCGCCAGTTGCTCGACGAAATGCAGCGCGACGAGAAGAAGAAGAAAGGGGCGCGCACGAGCGGCGAACCGGCGGCGAACAACCTGCAATCCTTCCCGCCGATGTGAGGGCCGGCCCTGGCGGGGGGCGAGGTCATCGGGGCGCGGGAGCGGGGGCGGCGCGGGTTCCGGCTTGTCCGCGCGTGGCCGGCCGCGCAGAATCCCGGCCATGCAACGTCAGATGATCCGGCTGTGGCTGGTGGGGCTGAGCCTGTGGACGATGGCCGCGGCCGCGGCGGCGCCCAACATCGTGTTGATTCTGGCTGATGATTTGGGGTGGTCGGATCTGGGGTGTTACGGGGGCGAGATTCGCACGCCGCATCTGGATGCGCTGGCGGCGGGGGGGGTGCGTTTTACGCGCTTTTACAACACCAGCCGGTGTTGTCCGACGCGCGCCTCGCTGCTGACGGGGCTGTATCCGCATCAGGCGGGGGTGGGGGCGATGAACCACGATGCCGGGCCGCAGCATCCCGGGTATCGGGGGACGTTGCAGCCGCAGACGGTGACGCTGGCGGAGGCGTTGAAGGAGGCGGGCTATCGGACGTTGATGGTGGGCAAATGGCATCTGCACAATCGGCTGGATGTGAAGCCCACCGATCGGGGTTTTGAAGAATTTTACGGGATGCTGGGGGGGTACAATTCCTTCTGGCATGAGTCGCCGCATTACACGCGGCTGCCGGCGGGGCGTCCGGTGCGTGTGTACACGGCGCCGGCGGGGGATCAGCCGGGGACCTTTTATGCCACGGATGCCTTTGCCGATTATGCGGAGGATTTCATCCGGCCGGCGCTGGCGGAGCGGAAGCCGTTCTTTCTCTATCTGGCGTTCAACGCGCCGCATTTTCCGCTGCATGCGCCGGAGGCGGACATTGCGCGCTATGAGGGGCTTTATTATGCGCAGGGCTGGGATGGCATCCGCGCGGAGCGCCTGGCGCGGCAGAAGCAGATGGGGCTGGTGCCGGCGGATTTGGCGTTGCCGCCGCGCAGCGAGGTGGTGCCCAAGCTGCACGCCCGGCCGTCGCCGTTTGCGGGGCGGCCGAATCCGGCGTGGGCGGAGTTGCCGGAGGAGCGCCGGCGGGATTTGGCGCGGCGGATGGCGGTATATGCGGCCATGGTGGAGCGGATGGATGGGGCGATTGGGCGGGTGATGAAAGTGATTCAGGCGGCCGGGGCGTGGGAGAACACGGTGGTCCTCTTTTTATCGGATAATGGGGCCTGCTGGGAATGGGATCCGTATGGGTTTGATGAGTCCAGCGGCCCGCAGAACCGTCTGCACCGCGGGGAGGAGTTGAAGCAAGTGGGCGGTCCCGGCAGTTACATCAGTTATGGGAGCGGCTGGGCCAATGCCTGCAACACGCCGTGGCGGTTGTACAAACATTTCAGCCACGAGGGCGGCATCCGGACGCCGTGCATTGTGCACTGGCCGCGGCAGTTGCGGCGGGGGGGCCGGCTCACGGATTTTCCCGGGCATGTGATGGATTTGATGCCCACGCTG
Proteins encoded in this window:
- a CDS encoding GspE/PulE family protein — translated: MTFPPVTEVLAAALQVSPSQVETWRSIWLKAGEDGHAEPLLDFLCRERGMAEEAFLQQLARVLGLPYLDLPKVDVPTEARNKISTKVAFQYFALPTAFANGVLQVCVCNPFDAAMLSAVQFDAGLPVSLALAPRAEVEKALKKYYGVGAATLDEVSEQEEEIPDFGPLSDKEITGDDQEASVIKFVNQVIWEAFKDRATDIHFEPAEDELRIRYRIDGILHQTPMPPQLKKFQASIISRIKVMSGMNIAEKRLPQDGRINVRIKGEELDIRVSTVPTVYGESVSLRLLTRGKVFLGLDKLGFSAEQEARIREIIVKPHGIMLVTGPTGSGKSTSLYAFLSSINSVTKRIITIEEPVEYELKGINQIAVRSDIGLTFAVGLRHILRQDPNVIMVGEIRDLETAEIAIRAALTGHLVFSTLHTNDAPSAFTRLIDMGIEPFLVASSVEAVLAQRLVRTICPQCKVEQKVERDYLRKIGFPEEHIETAVFYRGAGCEECRQLGYQGRTGIYELLLVTEPIRPLIMNRAPATAIAAQAIAEGMHTLRQDGWNKVMAGITTLEEVLRVTQTEEHRSLMEESRTELLARA
- the gspM gene encoding type II secretion system protein GspM — encoded protein: MNRLFDQLNLRPQERRLVMLAMVVLFLVINLWLVFPRFDDWRELRQKLSTAQETYERRAAEVAKLPQYKAKLEQLQSEGQFIPPEDQSTSLMEIISREAALANISLSKIAPGGGGPIPNNPFFEEQRVTLNGVAAEGDLVNFLRNLGNHPALLRVRDMTLKPDASGSKLAVDLTIAGNYPKKAGPRPKPGFRTPTNLPQS
- a CDS encoding arylsulfatase, which codes for MQRQMIRLWLVGLSLWTMAAAAAAPNIVLILADDLGWSDLGCYGGEIRTPHLDALAAGGVRFTRFYNTSRCCPTRASLLTGLYPHQAGVGAMNHDAGPQHPGYRGTLQPQTVTLAEALKEAGYRTLMVGKWHLHNRLDVKPTDRGFEEFYGMLGGYNSFWHESPHYTRLPAGRPVRVYTAPAGDQPGTFYATDAFADYAEDFIRPALAERKPFFLYLAFNAPHFPLHAPEADIARYEGLYYAQGWDGIRAERLARQKQMGLVPADLALPPRSEVVPKLHARPSPFAGRPNPAWAELPEERRRDLARRMAVYAAMVERMDGAIGRVMKVIQAAGAWENTVVLFLSDNGACWEWDPYGFDESSGPQNRLHRGEELKQVGGPGSYISYGSGWANACNTPWRLYKHFSHEGGIRTPCIVHWPRQLRRGGRLTDFPGHVMDLMPTLLAAAQARYPAERNGVKTLPLEGVNLWPALMGRVNRRAGPLFFEHEGSRAVMEGRWKLVAQWGGPWELYDLQTDAVEMQDLSRQMPYQTRRLAAMWEGWAARCHVNLALAEAAWGSGGASGSPAASPQIAGRALRIRAEVETQAAEGVILAQGGRQQGYALHLRGGRPVFSVRINGQVHAIEAGEAVGGRFLVEARLARDGAMTLAVNGTTVAEGRAAGVIPAQPVDPLTVGEDTETAVGAYTPPHRLPGTVKNVVVETE